A window from Leptothermofonsia sichuanensis E412 encodes these proteins:
- a CDS encoding serine/threonine-protein kinase yields MTFCLNPDCQQPQNADDADYCLSCGEKLTPLLRGRYRVTRLIGQGGFGRTYLAEDEDRLRAHCIVKQFSPQIQGTKSLEKAIQLFGQEAMRLNELGEHPQIPTLLAYFEQDKRLYLVQQFIEGQTLAQEMAQQGAFGEQKLREVLAGILPVLKFIHDKQVIHRDITPSNIIRRKADGKLVLIDFGVAKLLSAETSAQPGTKIGTEGYAPMEQIRNGKAYPASDLYSLGATCLYLMTQTKPDDLYDPLEGRWLWRERLKQRGQGISETIGQILDRMLKDLVSERYPSADAVMRDLRAALSRPLAAASAGAVASRMAASGTLSNPPVSHPRTSGQPPISHSPASSGIPSKPPLSGQSTGGRSQFSRPPISGSPNRRCLHTLRGHSSWVMAVAISPDGQAIASGGLDNTIRLWHGDSGKPLATLTGHTKPVNCLTISPDSQLLVSCSDDDTVKIWELATGKLLRTLTGHTRDVNSIVISADGHLLASGSEDRTVILWELETGNPIRTFQGLAGMIRSVALSPDGQILASGGLDNQIKLWSLKTGGQIRTFARGHFSSVNAVVITPDSKTLISGSKDKTIKVWNLSTGENLRVLSGHTDSVNTIALAPNGKLLASGSSDSTIRLWNLDTGDLRTTLTEHTSSVNSIAISHDGQFLVSASSDSTVKVWQLM; encoded by the coding sequence ATGACCTTTTGCCTCAATCCGGATTGTCAGCAACCTCAAAACGCTGATGATGCCGACTATTGCCTCAGTTGTGGTGAAAAACTGACTCCTTTGTTGCGGGGACGTTATCGGGTCACCCGATTGATTGGACAGGGTGGGTTTGGCAGAACCTACCTGGCAGAGGATGAAGATCGGCTCAGGGCACACTGCATCGTCAAGCAGTTTTCACCTCAAATTCAGGGTACCAAATCACTGGAGAAGGCAATTCAACTGTTTGGGCAGGAAGCGATGCGGTTGAATGAATTGGGAGAACACCCTCAAATCCCAACGCTGCTGGCTTACTTTGAGCAGGACAAACGACTCTATCTGGTGCAACAGTTCATCGAAGGGCAGACTCTGGCACAGGAAATGGCGCAACAGGGTGCTTTTGGTGAGCAAAAACTGCGTGAAGTCCTGGCGGGTATTCTACCTGTACTCAAATTCATCCACGATAAACAGGTCATCCATCGCGATATCACCCCCTCTAACATCATCCGCCGTAAGGCAGACGGCAAACTGGTACTCATTGACTTTGGGGTTGCCAAGCTACTGTCGGCTGAAACCTCTGCCCAACCCGGAACTAAAATTGGTACTGAAGGCTACGCGCCTATGGAACAGATCCGGAATGGTAAGGCGTACCCTGCCAGTGACCTCTACAGTCTGGGGGCAACCTGTCTCTATCTGATGACACAAACCAAACCGGATGACCTCTACGACCCGCTGGAAGGTCGCTGGCTCTGGCGAGAACGCTTGAAACAGCGGGGACAGGGTATTAGCGAAACGATCGGGCAAATTTTGGACCGAATGCTGAAAGACCTGGTCAGTGAGCGTTATCCGTCTGCCGATGCGGTTATGAGGGATCTGAGAGCGGCTCTGTCCCGTCCTCTGGCAGCCGCTTCTGCTGGTGCAGTGGCATCTCGCATGGCAGCATCTGGCACTCTTTCCAATCCTCCAGTTTCTCATCCCAGGACATCAGGGCAACCGCCAATAAGTCATTCACCTGCCTCGTCAGGAATTCCGTCTAAACCGCCCCTGTCGGGACAGTCAACGGGCGGGCGATCGCAGTTCTCCAGACCGCCCATTTCTGGCTCTCCCAATCGGCGCTGTTTGCATACCCTGAGGGGGCATTCCAGTTGGGTTATGGCCGTTGCCATCAGCCCGGATGGACAGGCGATCGCGAGTGGTGGACTGGATAACACCATTCGGCTCTGGCATGGAGACAGTGGCAAACCACTGGCAACTCTGACCGGGCATACCAAGCCGGTCAACTGTCTGACCATCAGCCCGGATAGCCAGCTTCTGGTCAGTTGCAGTGACGACGACACTGTCAAGATTTGGGAACTGGCAACAGGCAAGCTACTACGGACGCTCACAGGGCACACCCGAGATGTTAATTCTATAGTCATCAGTGCTGATGGCCATCTGCTTGCCAGTGGCAGTGAAGACCGTACCGTAATTCTCTGGGAACTGGAGACTGGCAATCCCATTCGCACATTTCAGGGGCTGGCAGGCATGATCCGCTCCGTTGCCCTCAGTCCCGATGGTCAAATCCTTGCCAGCGGTGGGCTAGATAACCAGATCAAGCTCTGGAGCCTGAAGACAGGGGGGCAGATTCGTACCTTTGCCAGGGGGCATTTCAGTTCAGTCAATGCCGTGGTGATCACACCCGATAGCAAAACCCTGATCAGTGGCAGCAAGGACAAAACGATAAAAGTCTGGAATCTTTCCACTGGAGAAAACCTGCGGGTTCTGTCGGGGCATACAGATTCCGTCAACACGATCGCCCTTGCCCCGAATGGCAAACTGCTTGCCAGCGGTAGCAGTGATTCCACGATTCGCCTCTGGAACCTGGACACGGGTGACCTGCGGACTACCCTGACTGAGCACACCAGTTCGGTCAACTCAATTGCGATCAGCCATGACGGTCAATTTCTGGTCAGCGCCAGTTCAGACAGCACGGTCAAGGTCTGGCAGTTGATGTAG
- a CDS encoding rhomboid family intramembrane serine protease, with protein MIRCPLSAVPRPLLQHFMSLNTIVIQLVCISCGLMLLRARSIPKGWVAISGFILLVVGAMLLLLPAQTAWVSGSLWFILYLLPLLGFARVNALVRQERYRQARKAASLFRWLHPMDGWMDYPGMLRALELGQQGRVDEAIQELQRYQLDTSQMGRLATALLYYMGARWTDAIAWVENHLGEKIVFTDVAVGTVYLRSLGETGDLNRLLQILERFEPLLEKVGDGFSLSVIKMYALAFCGQVEPVQEAFKGTLSIMPESTQQYWLATAEMAAGHKAVARQQLLALRDRAGAVTQQAIDWRLSQPLICPEKVLNDPSRQTLIRLRVESGHDSNYNFRRILKGRTAYATYLLIGLNLLMFGLQLSQGGSDNSDSLYRLGAVIPEAVFAGEWWRLISANFMHINLTHLLMNMVGLYWLGRFVEAALGRPKFVFVYAVSGIGSMLTVTSLAILVNAPPIAFIGASGAIMGLLGVTGAILLRGWRREKARIAGKELRWIVILVAFQIIFDLLNPEVSLVGHLSGLGFGFIAGYLLAGNRP; from the coding sequence GTGATTCGCTGTCCCCTGTCTGCCGTCCCCCGTCCCCTGCTACAACACTTCATGAGCCTTAATACCATTGTCATTCAACTGGTTTGTATTTCCTGCGGGTTGATGCTGTTGCGGGCGAGGTCTATCCCCAAAGGATGGGTGGCCATCTCCGGGTTCATTTTGCTGGTCGTGGGTGCCATGCTGCTGCTGTTGCCTGCCCAAACTGCCTGGGTGAGCGGGAGTTTGTGGTTCATCCTGTATTTATTACCTCTTCTGGGTTTTGCCAGGGTAAATGCCCTGGTGCGTCAGGAGCGTTACCGGCAGGCACGAAAAGCCGCCAGTCTGTTTCGCTGGTTGCACCCGATGGATGGGTGGATGGACTATCCAGGCATGTTACGGGCGCTGGAACTGGGGCAACAGGGGAGAGTGGATGAGGCAATCCAGGAACTTCAACGCTATCAACTGGATACCTCCCAGATGGGACGACTGGCAACTGCCCTGCTTTACTACATGGGTGCCCGCTGGACGGATGCGATCGCCTGGGTAGAAAATCATCTGGGGGAAAAAATTGTGTTCACCGATGTGGCTGTTGGCACAGTTTATCTGCGATCGCTGGGCGAAACCGGCGACCTGAACCGACTCTTGCAGATACTGGAGCGATTTGAGCCTCTGCTTGAAAAAGTTGGAGATGGGTTTAGCCTCAGCGTGATCAAAATGTACGCGCTGGCATTTTGTGGACAGGTTGAGCCAGTTCAGGAAGCCTTTAAGGGCACTCTGTCCATCATGCCAGAGAGCACTCAACAGTACTGGCTGGCAACGGCTGAGATGGCGGCTGGTCATAAAGCTGTTGCCCGTCAGCAATTACTGGCATTACGCGATCGGGCGGGCGCGGTCACACAGCAGGCGATCGACTGGCGACTGTCTCAACCCCTGATCTGTCCAGAGAAGGTACTGAACGACCCTTCCCGGCAAACCCTGATTCGGCTCAGAGTTGAGTCCGGGCACGACTCTAACTACAATTTCCGACGGATCCTGAAGGGGCGAACTGCCTATGCAACCTATCTTCTGATTGGGCTGAATCTACTCATGTTTGGGCTGCAACTCAGCCAGGGTGGTAGCGACAACTCCGACAGCCTCTATCGATTAGGTGCCGTGATTCCAGAAGCGGTATTTGCAGGAGAATGGTGGCGGCTTATTAGTGCCAACTTTATGCACATTAACCTCACCCATCTGCTCATGAATATGGTCGGTCTTTACTGGCTGGGACGATTTGTAGAAGCGGCATTGGGCAGACCCAAATTTGTGTTTGTCTATGCGGTGAGCGGCATTGGCTCCATGCTGACCGTCACCAGTCTTGCAATCCTGGTCAATGCCCCTCCAATTGCTTTCATTGGCGCATCAGGAGCCATTATGGGGCTGTTGGGGGTGACAGGAGCCATTCTTTTGCGGGGATGGCGGCGCGAAAAAGCTCGCATCGCCGGCAAAGAGTTGCGCTGGATTGTCATACTGGTTGCATTTCAGATCATTTTCGATTTGCTGAATCCAGAAGTCAGCCTGGTTGGGCATCTGTCAGGGCTTGGTTTCGGTTTTATCGCTGGTTATCTGCTGGCAGGAAATCGCCCCTAA
- a CDS encoding N-acetylmuramoyl-L-alanine amidase, with protein sequence MKLNWFLPALVGMVLVGAAAEAATLEQWRFDRGQNRLELRTDQRVQPRAKLLSQPTRLVIDLPGIILGRPLQSESVGGAIRSLRVGQFDRNTTRVVVELAPGYTIDPKAVRLRGVYANEWVVQLPEPELMPPSVPNDPDPGEPDTRPLPVAAETVILVPFPEQTRLSPATAPPRAATRPASQTSLPVLRNPHSRVVVVVDPGHGGPDPGAIGIGGLREVDVVMPISLRVADILRREGIEAVLTREDDRDLGLEPRVQIANRLNATIFVSIHANAISLSRPDVNGLETYYFSSGKALADTIHHSILEMTGVRDRRVRQARFYVLRRTSMPSVLVEVGFVTGAEDAPRLRDPAFQNRMAEAIARGIIQYLQPGR encoded by the coding sequence GTGAAATTGAACTGGTTTCTGCCCGCTCTGGTGGGCATGGTGTTGGTGGGGGCTGCCGCAGAAGCCGCCACCCTGGAGCAGTGGCGGTTCGACCGGGGGCAAAACCGGCTTGAACTCAGGACCGATCAACGGGTTCAACCCCGTGCCAAATTGTTATCCCAGCCAACTCGTCTGGTGATTGACTTGCCAGGTATTATTCTCGGCAGACCACTGCAAAGTGAATCGGTTGGTGGGGCAATTCGTAGCCTGCGGGTGGGACAGTTTGACCGCAATACGACCCGCGTTGTGGTGGAACTGGCACCGGGATACACCATTGATCCAAAGGCAGTCCGGTTGAGGGGGGTTTATGCCAATGAGTGGGTTGTGCAACTCCCTGAACCTGAACTCATGCCCCCGTCTGTGCCAAACGACCCTGACCCCGGAGAACCGGACACACGCCCCCTGCCAGTCGCCGCTGAGACGGTGATTCTGGTCCCGTTTCCAGAGCAGACCCGGCTTTCTCCAGCAACGGCTCCTCCCAGGGCAGCCACCAGACCAGCTTCTCAGACCAGCCTGCCAGTTTTGCGTAACCCCCACAGTCGGGTTGTGGTTGTCGTCGATCCGGGGCATGGGGGACCGGATCCGGGTGCAATTGGTATTGGGGGGCTGCGAGAGGTAGATGTGGTGATGCCCATTTCTCTGCGGGTAGCAGACATCCTGCGGCGAGAAGGCATCGAAGCGGTTTTGACCCGCGAGGACGATCGCGACTTAGGGCTGGAACCACGGGTACAAATTGCCAACCGCCTCAACGCCACGATATTTGTGAGTATTCATGCCAATGCCATCAGTCTTTCCCGTCCTGATGTCAACGGGTTAGAAACCTATTACTTTAGCTCTGGCAAAGCTCTGGCAGACACCATTCACCACAGTATTCTGGAAATGACTGGCGTGCGCGATCGCCGGGTCAGGCAGGCCCGTTTCTATGTTCTGCGGCGCACATCCATGCCCTCGGTTCTCGTTGAAGTTGGTTTTGTCACTGGCGCGGAAGATGCTCCCCGACTGCGCGATCCGGCATTCCAGAACCGCATGGCAGAGGCGATCGCCCGTGGGATTATCCAGTACTTGCAGCCAGGGAGATAA